A DNA window from Danio aesculapii chromosome 14, fDanAes4.1, whole genome shotgun sequence contains the following coding sequences:
- the LOC130240800 gene encoding BEN domain-containing protein 4 — translation MEEEMLPADEGLSAAKISRQQRSPYSSLKTFPSKRTVGKARYDDRPTMVDIPQLGDHHHHHLSHQHQQQFSQRVPLPQSPLPISSSTHQHRLPCEIRPSSRASSAGSGAAAAASFGSPRRVAVAGQESGRLRAELSHQTPDCTYGISSENRLILDAFAQQCSRVLSLLNSNGRLLEPQPSLIPPSSSISTALIKQEESCLSPEERLSSKPRSPSVENAGEETQRGNQWNQQQTSTFLRIFTESLQNYLLSGPQPSDGERCRQVDAEPVASGSPRQNLSGWASPAPSESYGHPSSTLPEEDEEEEGCCPRCVELEQEVLSLQQENEELRHKLDTIPAPCQNVLDYFKTVLQHYNQFVQPQPEEQLTEGSKQLLGNYPLFITNKQWDEAVNSSKKDGRRLLRYLIRFVFTTDELKYSCGLGKRKRSVHTGDTGPERRPLNPVKVTCLREFIRMHCASNPDWWMPSEEQINKVFSDAVGHARQGRAVGSFLGGSGSSSSGSLYMESYDGQLSQDELYLKGSQNGLVD, via the exons ATGGAGGAGGAGATGCTACCGGCTGACGAAGGTCTCTCTGCGGCCAAAATCAGCAGGCAGCAGCGGAGTCCGTACAGCTCCCTTAAAACCTTCCCGAGCAAGCGCACAGTAGGCAAAGCGAGATATGATGACAGACCCACAATGGTGGACATCCCGCAGCTCGgagaccatcatcatcatcatctcagtCATCAGCATCAGCAGCAGTTTTCACAGCGCGTGCCGCTTCCCCAATCCCCGCTGCCCATAAGCAGTAGCACCCATCAGCACCGACTCCCCTGCGAAATCAGGCCCAGCAGCAGAGCTTCCTCAGCGGGGAGCGGCGCGGCGGCGGCGGCTTCATTTGGCAGCCCGCGGAGGGTCGCGGTCGCGGGCCAAGAGTCCGGCAGACTCCGCGCCGAGCTCAGCCACCAGACTCCAGACTGCACCTACGGTATAAGCTCAG AAAACCGTTTGATCCTGGATGCCTTTGCGCAGCAGTGCAGTCGAGTCCTCAGTCTTCTGAACAGCAACGGCCGCCTCCTCGAACCCCAGCCGTCCCTCATCCCTCCGTCCTCTTCCATCTCCACCGCACTCATCAAACAAGAGGAAAGCTGCCTGTCTCCAGAAGAGCGTCTCTCCTCCAAACCCAGGTCTCCATCAGTGGAGAACGCAGGAGAAGAGACCCAGCGGGGGAACCAGTGGAACCAGCAGCAAACCTCCACATTCCTACGCATCTTCACAGAGTCTCTGCAGAATTACCTGCTGTCGGGGCCGCAGCCGTCTGATGGCGAGCGCTGCCGGCAGGTGGATGCGGAGCCCGTGGCGTCGGGATCCCCGAGGCAGAATCTGAGCGGATGGGCGTCTCCTGCGCCATCAGAGTCATACGGACACCCGTCTTCCACACTGCCagaggaggatgaggaggaggagggttgCTGTCCGCGGTGTGTGGAGCTGGAGCAGGAGGTGCTCAGTCTGCAGCAGGAGAATGAGGAGCTCAGACACAAACTCGACACTATACCAG CTCCCTGCCAGAACGTTCTAGACTATTTTAAGACCGTTCTCCAGCACTACAACCAGTTTGTGCAGCCCCAGCCTGAAGAGCAGCTTACCGAG gGCAGTAAACAGCTTCTGGGAAACTACCCGCTCTTCATCACCAATAAGCAGTGGGATGAGGCGGTGAACTCCTCTAAAAAAGACGGCCGGCGGCTCCTGCGGTACCTGATCCGCTTCGTCTTCACCACAGATGAGCTGAAATACTCCTGTGGCTTGGGAAAGAGGAAACGCTCGGTTCACACAGGGGACACGGGACCAGAGAGACGACCTTTAAACCCTGTCAAGGTCACTTGTCTCAGAG aGTTTATCCGGATGCACTGTGCTTCTAATCCCGACTGGTGGATGCCCTCGGAGGAGCAGATAAACAAAGTGTTCAGCGATGCAGTGGGCCACGCGCGGCAGGGCCGGGCTGTAGGCAGCTTTCTGGGCGGCAGCGGCAGCAGCAGCAGTGGAAGTTTATACATGGAGAGCTACGACGGGCAGCTCTCTCAGGACGAGCTCTATCTGAAGGGCTCACAAAACGGCCTGGTGGACTAA